From a single Shewanella donghaensis genomic region:
- a CDS encoding HlyD family secretion protein, which produces MADKNNDKTSTELVAETMEQPAAQTEPSVDTMADKAKNQKIRKITNVILIVVSFLFLFHLIADRYIPSTDLGRIRGFVVPITPQVSGEVIEILTTPNTLINKGDVLAIINPRDYEIALFTAEQNVTQAGQNMGALTANVTAAKAKVANAEANFTNAKVQSKRIFTMVEQQVMSEADADNARAELASAEAGVASANADLAKAEERLGSEGENNTAVKSALLALEQAELNLARTQIKAPTDGVASNFRLKEGFYANAGQPIMTFISSEDVWIEANFRENSLGNVKAGDKVEFALDYAPGEIFTGSVAYIDYGVDWGQSEQTGKLAQTTGQTGWLRQSQRFPVTIHFDREEAKGLRRVGGQADVMIYTRESSIMNLFGKFWIRVVSWFSYVR; this is translated from the coding sequence ATGGCTGATAAGAATAACGATAAAACATCAACAGAGCTTGTTGCCGAAACAATGGAACAACCTGCGGCGCAAACTGAACCTTCAGTAGATACTATGGCTGACAAAGCCAAGAATCAAAAAATAAGAAAAATCACCAATGTCATTTTAATCGTGGTGAGCTTTTTATTCCTCTTTCACCTTATTGCTGACCGCTATATTCCTTCAACCGACTTAGGACGTATCCGTGGCTTTGTAGTACCCATAACGCCGCAAGTGTCTGGTGAAGTCATCGAAATTCTCACAACACCAAATACCTTAATTAATAAAGGTGATGTGCTGGCCATAATTAATCCAAGAGATTATGAAATTGCCTTATTTACCGCTGAGCAGAATGTGACTCAAGCAGGTCAAAATATGGGGGCGCTAACAGCCAATGTGACCGCTGCAAAAGCAAAAGTGGCTAATGCTGAAGCAAACTTTACCAATGCTAAAGTGCAATCAAAGCGTATTTTTACCATGGTTGAGCAGCAAGTAATGTCTGAAGCAGATGCTGATAATGCTAGAGCAGAGCTCGCCAGTGCTGAAGCTGGCGTTGCCAGTGCTAATGCTGATCTTGCGAAAGCGGAGGAAAGACTCGGTTCAGAAGGTGAGAATAATACTGCGGTTAAGTCAGCATTATTGGCGTTAGAACAAGCAGAGCTAAATCTCGCACGAACTCAAATTAAAGCCCCAACGGATGGTGTGGCATCTAACTTTCGTTTAAAAGAAGGTTTTTATGCCAATGCAGGGCAACCTATCATGACCTTTATCTCATCTGAAGATGTTTGGATTGAAGCGAACTTTAGAGAAAACAGTCTTGGTAATGTTAAAGCCGGCGATAAAGTTGAGTTTGCACTAGATTATGCACCAGGTGAGATCTTTACCGGTAGCGTTGCTTATATCGATTACGGGGTTGATTGGGGGCAAAGTGAGCAAACAGGCAAGCTTGCTCAAACAACAGGTCAAACAGGTTGGTTAAGACAATCGCAGCGTTTCCCGGTGACGATTCACTTTGACCGAGAAGAAGCGAAAGGCTTACGTCGAGTAGGCGGGCAAGCGGATGTGATGATTTATACCAGAGAGAGTTCAATCATGAACTTGTTTGGTAAATTCTGGATCCGTGTGGTTAGCTGGTTCTCTTATGTCAGATAA
- a CDS encoding ACT domain-containing protein, with the protein MAGIVDLSELLQSMSPELQKGEFVFCHVNGRIADYIHLDPLSFFNESEGLTLVLPADVAVQAYLPFESRFNQITLTVHSSLNAVGLTAAISAKLTEYDISANVIAAYYHDHIFVPIEKAAQAMSALNEFKQIPQ; encoded by the coding sequence ATGGCTGGAATCGTTGATTTATCAGAACTGTTGCAATCAATGTCGCCGGAGCTCCAAAAAGGTGAGTTTGTTTTTTGTCATGTAAATGGCCGGATAGCAGATTATATACACCTAGACCCTTTAAGTTTTTTTAATGAAAGTGAAGGGCTTACATTAGTGTTACCTGCAGATGTAGCTGTGCAAGCTTACTTACCCTTTGAATCTAGGTTTAACCAAATTACCTTGACGGTGCACTCAAGTCTTAATGCTGTGGGGCTCACAGCTGCGATATCGGCTAAATTAACCGAATATGATATTAGTGCTAATGTCATTGCAGCTTACTATCATGACCATATTTTTGTGCCGATAGAAAAAGCGGCTCAAGCGATGAGTGCTTTAAACGAATTCAAACAAATACCTCAATAG
- a CDS encoding nuclear transport factor 2-like protein: MKGFMAVVFLTVFMSFNTTATEVEFDYNQFIKTYFNAWKGTQKPNATKEDLERYLSLLTDDVGYQHLPYSNDDSRTPDGKTGLRKGMSYYLGMHDEYQVKLTNKSFGHNVIMIEFHTKSKGIHPDNNQMIVNDSSSFEVLELDNGKVSVIRHYSK, encoded by the coding sequence ATGAAAGGATTCATGGCTGTTGTATTTTTAACAGTTTTTATGTCATTTAACACTACAGCGACAGAGGTAGAGTTTGATTATAATCAATTTATTAAAACCTATTTTAATGCATGGAAAGGAACGCAAAAGCCTAATGCCACAAAAGAAGACTTGGAACGTTATCTGTCACTATTAACTGATGACGTGGGCTACCAACATCTGCCATATAGTAATGACGACAGCCGTACCCCTGATGGTAAAACTGGTTTAAGAAAAGGCATGAGTTATTACTTAGGGATGCATGATGAATATCAAGTAAAGTTAACAAATAAGTCATTTGGGCATAATGTCATTATGATTGAGTTTCATACAAAATCTAAAGGGATTCATCCTGATAATAATCAAATGATTGTTAATGACTCAAGCTCGTTTGAAGTTCTAGAGTTAGATAACGGCAAAGTATCAGTGATTCGCCACTATAGTAAGTAG
- a CDS encoding 4Fe-4S binding protein: MTLIESLTIMLALAYSISLLFYSGKKIGAGLTVIVAVGAACITLYWPLFVAIGVAAIVMAIFHKVRPEAAKGDVRPNVIRQAIHHLLTLSMLLVGLQFAINSIMLHQGVTPWLMRPDVGDAFLPIAGGIELKAIVMLGIWDPSHPAAAVMLAAVLLTGVFCKRAFCGWACPIGLGCEYLYKIRKHFIKGEFMPPAWLDWILRSLKYLILAALLYIVLGMSALGIPGYLNGNYHKVADFKMAYFFLSPSMITMMVFGVLIFITAWRRQGFCRYVCPYGAGLGLLSFLSPFKIRRDKQHCLIESKGMSCDKCTRACPANIEVHVQKDIRSDECQACMRCVSACPKKEALGFKMRNGWSLSTRGIVVVLFALLFMLPLIAYVAGFWHSEVTDELKMQLIHHLNQIGH, translated from the coding sequence ATGACTTTAATTGAATCACTGACTATCATGCTTGCACTGGCATATAGCATAAGTTTGCTTTTTTATAGTGGCAAAAAAATTGGAGCCGGATTAACCGTAATTGTTGCCGTTGGTGCTGCTTGTATTACTCTCTATTGGCCACTTTTTGTGGCAATTGGCGTAGCTGCAATTGTTATGGCTATTTTCCATAAAGTACGACCAGAAGCGGCGAAAGGGGATGTGCGACCTAATGTTATTCGGCAAGCAATCCATCATTTATTGACCTTATCGATGCTATTGGTTGGCTTACAATTTGCGATAAATTCAATCATGTTGCATCAAGGTGTTACTCCTTGGCTAATGCGCCCCGATGTGGGTGATGCGTTTTTACCTATTGCTGGAGGTATTGAATTAAAAGCCATTGTTATGCTAGGTATTTGGGATCCAAGTCATCCCGCTGCCGCAGTGATGCTTGCAGCTGTTTTACTTACGGGTGTTTTTTGTAAAAGGGCTTTCTGTGGTTGGGCATGCCCAATTGGCTTAGGCTGTGAATACTTGTATAAGATTAGAAAGCATTTTATTAAGGGTGAGTTTATGCCACCTGCTTGGTTAGATTGGATACTACGGTCTTTAAAATACCTTATCCTCGCTGCGCTGCTTTATATTGTTCTTGGTATGTCAGCTTTAGGTATTCCGGGCTACCTAAATGGCAATTACCACAAAGTTGCTGATTTTAAAATGGCCTATTTTTTCCTTTCACCTTCAATGATTACCATGATGGTGTTTGGCGTGTTAATTTTTATAACGGCATGGCGCAGACAGGGTTTTTGTCGATATGTATGTCCATATGGTGCAGGACTAGGGTTACTTAGTTTTCTAAGTCCTTTTAAAATTCGTCGCGATAAACAACATTGTTTAATCGAATCAAAAGGTATGAGTTGCGATAAGTGCACTCGTGCTTGTCCTGCCAATATTGAAGTACATGTTCAAAAAGATATTCGTTCTGATGAATGCCAAGCGTGTATGCGATGCGTATCGGCTTGTCCGAAGAAAGAGGCTTTAGGATTTAAAATGCGTAATGGCTGGTCGCTATCGACTCGTGGCATTGTAGTTGTTTTGTTTGCCTTACTGTTTATGTTGCCTTTAATTGCCTATGTAGCAGGTTTTTGGCATAGCGAAGTCACTGATGAATTAAAAATGCAATTGATTCATCATCTCAATCAAATTGGTCATTAA
- a CDS encoding NHL repeat-containing protein translates to MTFNSITPSPKTNIDPHGLIIGQGDFQYRVNSHWGRLDAEQYPIENCHGLDIDSKGNIYMISDHGSNNIIVYNPDGKLIDIWGGQFPGGHAIKIINENGEDFIYLVDCGWIVDRHWDGISRDNKMLAAHSGFIAKLTIDGRLLFTIGHPQVVDAYQTSQPFRPTDIAIAKNGDLYITDGYGSDFVLQYDRQGRYIRHWGGHDNANPHLNLANTHGIGIDYLNDTPQLIISSRADNALKRYSLDGQFLSSIETPGAYIGGPIFHGQHYFAPVCWSHIEGNNADDSGFISVFDKHDNVVANLGGEAPIYIEGQLQTMTTTWNVFNHCHGLCIDDDGNIYLGQWNANQSYPFKLEKI, encoded by the coding sequence TTGACGTTCAACAGTATTACACCAAGCCCTAAAACTAATATCGACCCACATGGATTAATTATTGGACAAGGAGATTTTCAATATCGTGTCAACAGTCATTGGGGGCGACTAGATGCAGAACAATACCCTATAGAGAACTGTCACGGACTTGATATCGACTCCAAAGGCAATATTTATATGATAAGCGATCATGGCAGTAATAATATTATTGTGTACAACCCTGACGGTAAGCTAATCGATATTTGGGGCGGACAATTTCCTGGCGGCCATGCCATTAAAATCATTAACGAGAATGGTGAAGATTTTATTTACCTTGTTGATTGCGGATGGATAGTCGATAGACATTGGGATGGAATAAGTCGTGATAATAAAATGCTTGCCGCTCATTCAGGTTTCATCGCTAAGCTCACGATAGATGGGCGTTTACTATTTACTATTGGCCATCCTCAAGTCGTTGATGCTTATCAAACTAGTCAACCATTTAGGCCAACAGACATTGCGATAGCTAAAAATGGTGACCTATATATTACCGATGGTTATGGCTCTGATTTTGTATTGCAGTATGACAGACAAGGACGTTACATTCGTCACTGGGGCGGGCATGACAATGCTAATCCACATCTTAATCTGGCTAATACCCATGGGATCGGCATTGATTATCTTAATGACACTCCCCAACTCATTATTAGTTCTCGTGCTGATAACGCCCTTAAACGCTATTCATTAGATGGACAATTCCTATCAAGCATAGAGACACCCGGAGCATATATTGGCGGCCCTATCTTTCATGGCCAGCATTACTTCGCCCCTGTTTGTTGGTCGCATATTGAAGGCAATAACGCCGATGATTCTGGATTCATCAGTGTGTTTGATAAGCATGACAATGTGGTTGCAAATTTGGGTGGCGAAGCACCGATTTATATCGAAGGACAATTACAAACCATGACGACCACTTGGAATGTGTTTAACCATTGTCACGGCTTATGTATTGATGACGATGGCAATATTTATTTAGGTCAATGGAATGCTAACCAAAGTTACCCTTTCAAACTTGAGAAAATATAG